The following is a genomic window from Psychrobacter immobilis.
ACGATAGTCGGTGCTTTGACTTGCTTGCTAAACCGGCTAATAGAGCCTGACGCCAAGATAGCATTGAGCTGTTGTACCGTGCCGAGCGGATGAAAGTTGCGCTGATAACGCAATTTGGCAATTTCACGCACCATACGTACGTTGACATGCCCAGGCGTACCGACTGTCTTCATAAACCACACACTATGACGCACGATATCGCGCTCAGAATGACTTTCAGGGCGGTTGATCAGGGTATATAGCTGCTTAGGTTTTGGTGGTTTTAAAAATGCACGGTTGGTCGTGGTAAACATCAACGCCATACGCTGCACTAGACTTGGATAACGTGCCGCTACGATTTGCGCAATCATGCCGCCCATCGAAGCGCCAATCAGATGGGTTTTGCCCAACTGCAATGCTTTAATCAAACGAGCGGTATCTTCTGCCATATCCGTTAAATTATAAGCAACTTGCGTACCTTTATTGGACAACCCGGTTTGCAGGCGCATCATCATTTTTAGCTGACTGATACGCGGTAGTCCATCAATCTGCACTTTAGAAGACAGACCAATATCACGATTATCAAAACGAATGACAAAAAACCCGGCATCAATAAGGCGCTTGATAAAATTATCTGGCCAAAATATCATCTGTGAG
Proteins encoded in this region:
- a CDS encoding alpha/beta fold hydrolase, whose translation is MTTSNDIKPSATLPEDLGGYPTPEWQKFGAHQWRDSDLSKHLYQSMIDIGDGIELCVEAGGNPNNPPLLMIMGLGSQMIFWPDNFIKRLIDAGFFVIRFDNRDIGLSSKVQIDGLPRISQLKMMMRLQTGLSNKGTQVAYNLTDMAEDTARLIKALQLGKTHLIGASMGGMIAQIVAARYPSLVQRMALMFTTTNRAFLKPPKPKQLYTLINRPESHSERDIVRHSVWFMKTVGTPGHVNVRMVREIAKLRYQRNFHPLGTVQQLNAILASGSISRFSKQVKAPTIVLHGSADGLLPASQGRVVAKTIPNAKFHLIEGMAHDIPEYYQPYMVDLISNHLLDE